From the Arthrobacter sp. PM3 genome, one window contains:
- a CDS encoding universal stress protein — translation MTGIIVVGVDGSETALRAARTALDLAVPLGATLHVVSAFDSDKTEVISSGGDQWIVSDAGNAEKVARTVADSLRRPDINITYAAARGKPAEALIREAERTAARMIVVGNRRMQGIGRVLGSVANSVAHNAPCDVYIAKTDAD, via the coding sequence ATGACCGGAATTATCGTTGTCGGCGTTGACGGCAGTGAGACTGCCCTGCGGGCGGCACGCACTGCGCTTGACCTCGCAGTACCCCTGGGGGCCACCCTGCATGTGGTCAGTGCCTTCGACAGCGACAAGACCGAGGTGATCAGCAGCGGCGGCGACCAATGGATCGTCTCCGACGCCGGCAACGCGGAGAAGGTCGCCCGGACGGTTGCGGACAGCCTGCGCCGCCCCGACATCAACATCACCTACGCCGCCGCCCGCGGCAAGCCCGCCGAGGCCCTCATCCGGGAGGCCGAACGCACCGCGGCCCGGATGATCGTGGTCGGCAACCGCCGCATGCAGGGCATCGGCCGCGTCCTGGGGAGCGTTGCGAACAGCGTGGCCCACAACGCCCCCTGCGACGTCTACATCGCCAAGACCGACGCCGACTAG